The Arachis hypogaea cultivar Tifrunner chromosome 19, arahy.Tifrunner.gnm2.J5K5, whole genome shotgun sequence genome has a window encoding:
- the LOC140182334 gene encoding uncharacterized protein has translation MAEYEALILDLEILISRGALEVQILGDSQLVLKQLSKEFKCNNEKLQKYLTTAWELLTSFRKVSLVHIRRIHNEIANELAQIALRYRIGPETLKKLASIHQILVPTNEREALCIDEWEDNDWRKPIVEYLRNPSIPVDRKIKLQAMNFVLMADELYKKGIDGSLSRCLSQDDQNIALAKFIKGYVGPIRLGKR, from the coding sequence ctttgattttggatctTGAAATATTAATTAGTAGAGGGGCTTTGGAAGTCCAGATATTAGGGGATTCTCAGTTGGTTTTGAAGCAGTTATCAAAGGAGTTTAAATGCAATAATGAGAAGTTGCAAAAGTATTTAACAACTGCTTGGGAGTTGTTAACCTCATTTCGAAAAGTTTCTTTAGTTCACATCCGAAGGATTCATAATGAAATTGCTAATGAATTAGCCCAAATTGCTTTGAGATATAGAATCGGTCCAGAAACTCTTAAAAAATTGGCTAGTATCCATCAAATATTGGTGCCTACAAATGAAAGAGAGGCTTTATGCATAGATGAATGGGAAGATAATGATTGGAGAAAGCCTATTGTTGAGTATTTAAGGAATCCCAGTATCCCAGTCGATAGAAAGATAAAATTGCAGGCGATGAATTTTGTCTTAATGGCTGATGAATTGTATAAAAAAGGAATCGATGGAAGTTTGTCGAGATGTTTAAGCCAAGATGATCAAAATATTGCTTTGGCGAAGTTCATAAAGGGATATGTGGGGCCCATCAGGCTGGGAAAAAGATGA